A genomic segment from Propioniciclava sp. MC1595 encodes:
- a CDS encoding IS5 family transposase: MTRQEISDEVWAVMEPLMPTVTGRSRPWTDHRLAVEGMAWKYRTGAPWRDVPERFGKWNSIYKRFNRWAEDGTWEKLLAEVQKQADAAGKIDWVVSIDSTIARVHQHGATLKRDTGVSIGVSEHHRYCR, from the coding sequence GTGACGCGACAGGAGATCTCTGACGAGGTGTGGGCCGTGATGGAGCCGTTGATGCCGACGGTGACCGGGAGGTCGAGGCCGTGGACGGATCATCGCCTCGCGGTCGAGGGGATGGCGTGGAAGTACCGCACCGGGGCGCCGTGGCGGGACGTGCCGGAGCGGTTCGGTAAGTGGAACTCGATCTACAAGCGGTTCAACCGGTGGGCCGAGGACGGCACCTGGGAGAAGCTGCTGGCCGAGGTGCAGAAGCAGGCCGACGCCGCCGGGAAGATCGACTGGGTCGTCTCGATCGACTCCACGATTGCACGTGTGCATCAGCACGGCGCGACACTGAAGCGTGACACAGGGGTGAGTATTGGTGTCTCGGAGCACCACCGGTATTGCCGTTGA
- a CDS encoding MerR family transcriptional regulator, giving the protein MDLNTDRALYSISVAAEVTGVNPQMLRIYEQKGLIEPHRTEGGTRRYSTRELERIGEIASLLAAGLNLAGVGQVLLLRAENLELRREIEHLRRKPPSPT; this is encoded by the coding sequence GTGGATCTGAACACCGACCGGGCCCTGTACTCGATCTCCGTCGCCGCGGAAGTGACCGGGGTGAACCCTCAAATGCTTCGCATCTACGAGCAGAAGGGCTTGATCGAGCCCCACCGCACCGAGGGTGGAACTCGTCGTTACAGCACTCGGGAACTGGAGCGGATTGGCGAAATCGCGAGCCTGCTTGCTGCTGGGCTCAACCTCGCAGGGGTCGGGCAAGTGCTGTTGCTGCGTGCCGAGAACCTCGAACTACGCCGCGAGATCGAGCATCTCCGTCGAAAGCCGCCCTCGCCGACGTGA
- a CDS encoding DnaJ domain-containing protein, with product MEGKRAEALRLLGVLPGSDRRTIRASYRRLARKNHPDVSKRSDPAERVSPRLLRRSPRLAARIPPPPWILEQPPIVPGPVRITPVAEDRRLGLGGAPWWI from the coding sequence ATGGAGGGGAAGCGAGCGGAGGCGCTGCGGTTGCTGGGTGTCCTTCCGGGCAGTGACCGGCGGACTATCAGAGCGTCCTATCGACGGCTGGCTCGGAAAAACCATCCCGACGTGTCGAAGCGCTCCGATCCGGCCGAGCGCGTATCACCCCGGCTCTTGCGCCGGTCCCCGCGGCTGGCGGCCAGGATCCCCCCACCGCCCTGGATCCTCGAACAGCCCCCCATCGTGCCTGGCCCGGTCCGGATCACGCCGGTAGCAGAGGACAGGCGTCTCGGACTCGGAGGTGCGCCATGGTGGATCTGA
- a CDS encoding Hsp20/alpha crystallin family protein, with product MLMRTDPFRDFDRLAEAMLGTRARPAAMPMTAYRDDGSFVVDLDLPGVSADSIDLMVEQNVLTVHAERKPPAGDTERIVDERSYGVFSRQLFLGETLDADQLSANYDAGVLTIRIPIAEKAKPRKVEITSGDSAKEISA from the coding sequence ATGTTGATGCGCACCGATCCGTTCCGGGACTTCGACCGTCTGGCCGAGGCCATGTTGGGCACGCGCGCCCGCCCGGCCGCCATGCCCATGACGGCCTACCGGGACGATGGCTCGTTTGTGGTCGACCTCGACCTGCCAGGGGTCTCGGCCGACTCGATCGACCTGATGGTGGAGCAGAACGTGCTCACTGTTCACGCGGAGCGCAAGCCCCCCGCCGGTGACACCGAGCGCATCGTGGACGAGCGCAGCTACGGGGTGTTCAGCCGTCAGCTCTTCCTGGGCGAGACGCTGGACGCCGACCAGCTCTCCGCCAACTACGACGCAGGCGTGCTCACGATCCGGATTCCCATCGCCGAGAAGGCCAAGCCACGCAAGGTCGAGATCACGTCCGGCGATTCCGCCAAGGAGATCAGCGCCTGA